Proteins encoded in a region of the Bubalus bubalis isolate 160015118507 breed Murrah chromosome 9, NDDB_SH_1, whole genome shotgun sequence genome:
- the LOC102400033 gene encoding olfactory receptor 2G2-like, producing the protein MQWTNGSRLLGFILVGFSDRPQLQLILFGVILFLYFMTLLGNSTIILVSLLDSKLHNPMYFFLSHLSFLDLCFSSSIIPQLLVNLGSSDKSITYGGCVVQLYVSLALGSTECVLLAVMSYDRYVAVCRPLHYAFVMHPRFCNILASMAWLSGVTTTLIQSTFTLQLPFCGNRKVDHFFCEVPVLIKLACVDTTFNQAELFVASVLFLVVPLSLILLSYGNIAQAVLKIKSAIGRHKAFRTCSSHLMVVIIFYGTIIFMYLQPAKSRSKDQGKFVSLFYTVVTPMLNPLIYTLRNKEVKAALKKFMGKTL; encoded by the coding sequence ATGCAGTGGACCAATGGCAGCAGACTCCTTGGGTTCATCCTGGTAGGTTTTTCTGACCGACCTCAATTACAGCTCATTCTCTTTGGGGTAATCCTGTTTCTTTACTTCATGACGCTCCTCGGCAACTCTACCATCATCCTCGTATCCCTCTTGGATTCTAAACTCCATAatcccatgtactttttcctctccCATCTCTCCTTCCTGGACCTCTGCTTTAGCAGCAGTATTATTCCTCAGCTTTTAGTCAACCTGGGGAGTTCTGATAAGTCTATCACATATGGTGGCTGTGTGGTTCAGCTCTATGTCTCCCTTGCCCTGGGATCCACGGAGTGTGTCCTTCTGGCTGTAAtgtcctatgaccgctatgttgcAGTCTGCCGTCCTCTACATTATGCCTTTGTCATGCACCCTCGGTTCTGTAACATCCTGGCCTCTATGGCGTGGCTCAGTGGGGTGACGACCACCCTTATACAGTCCACCTTCACCCTACAACTCCCCTTTTGTGGGAATCGCAAAGTGGatcatttcttctgtgaagtTCCTGTGCTCATCAAGTTGGCTTGTGTGGACACTACTTTCAACCAGGCAGAACTCTTTGTGGCTAGTGTCTTATTCTTGGTGGTGCCATTGTCACTCATCTTGCTGTCCTATGGGAACATTGCTCAAGCAGTTCTgaagataaagtcagccattggACGACATAAAGCATTTAGGACCTGCTCTTCCCACTTGATGGTTGTCATCATCTTCTATGGAACCATTATCTTCATGTATCTCCAGCCAGCCAAGAGTAGATCCAAGGACCAGGGAAAGTTTGTGTCTCTCTTCTACACTGTGGTGACGCCCATGCTTAACCCCCTTATTTATACCCTGAGAAATAAGGAAGTCAAAGCAGCACTGAAAAAATTTATGGGGAAAACTTTATGA